In the Emys orbicularis isolate rEmyOrb1 chromosome 3, rEmyOrb1.hap1, whole genome shotgun sequence genome, one interval contains:
- the MCFD2 gene encoding multiple coagulation factor deficiency protein 2 produces the protein MMASRMFSVYLLFCLVSAFLISSVAEEHAEESHQANIRLDKNLVQDKDHIMEHLEGVIDKPESEMSPQELQLHYFKMHDYDGNNLLDGLELATAISHVHKEEGGEHSQAMKEEELINLIDDVLRDDDKNNDGYIDYAEFAKSLE, from the exons ATGATGGCGTCAAGGATGTTTAGCGTATATTTGCTATTCTGCCTAGTGTCTGCATTCTTGATCTCCTCTGTAGCTGAGGAGCATGCAGAGGAGAGTCATCAAGCAAATATTCGCCTTGATAAGAACCTAGTACAAGACAAAGA cCACATCATGGAACACTTAGAAGGTGTAATTGACAAACCAGAATCTGAGATGTCCCCACAGGAGTTGCAGCTCCATTACTTCAAAATGCATGATTATGATGGCAATAATTTGCTTGATGGATTAGAACTTGCCACTGCTATATCACATGTACATAAAGAG GAAGGTGGTGAACACTCCCAGGCAATGAAAGAAGAAGAGTTAATTAATCTAATTGATGATGTCTTACGAGATGATGACAAAAATAACGATGGATACATTGATTATGCTGAGTTTGCAAAATCACTGGAatga